A DNA window from Amphiprion ocellaris isolate individual 3 ecotype Okinawa chromosome 8, ASM2253959v1, whole genome shotgun sequence contains the following coding sequences:
- the LOC111571570 gene encoding L-rhamnose-binding lectin SML-like, with translation MSHFRLSIALLLPLSFLLATADASSDSVITCQGQVHRLACDSGVISVLTAQFGRSDPQTCSEGRPAEQLRNTNCSLDGTQDLVKRRCDGKKVCEVNYDDVQTSDPCVGTFKYLQTNYTCLPAIHLVLCEDSQTLLHCAEGQVISVYGADYGRRDGTTCSHKRPDSQIQNVDCWAPTSKVAQSCNGKNSCSVRAANSEFGDPCYGTYKYLEASYVCHYPV, from the exons ATGAGCCACTTCAGACTCAGCATTGCCCTGT TGCTGCCGCTGAGCTTCCTGCTGGCGACTGCAG ATGCTTCCTCGGACAGCGTGATCACCTGCCAAGGTCAAGTCCACCGCCTCGCCTGTG acAGCGGAGTGATTTCTGTGCTGACGGCTCAGTTTGGACGCTCAGATCCACAAACCTGCAGCGAAGGAAGACCTGCCGAGCAGCTGAGGAACACCAACTGTTCCCTGGACGGAACCCAAGACCTGGTCAAGAGGAG gTGTGATGGAAAGAAAGTTTGTGAGGTGAACTACGACGACGTCCAGACGTCTGATCCGTGTGTCGGAACCTTCAAGTACCTGCAGACCAACTACACCTGTTTACCTGCAA ttCACCTGGTTCTCTGTGAAGATTCTCAGACTCTCCTGCACTGCG ctGAAGGCCAGGTGATTTCCGTCTACGGAGCAGATTACGGACGTCGGGATGGAACCACATGTTCCCACAAACGTCCAGATTCACAGATCCAGAACGTCGACTGTTGGGCTCCGACCAGCAAAGTGGCCCAAAG CTGCAACGGAAAAAACTCCTGCAGCGTCAGAGCGGCGAACTCGGAGTTTGGAGATCCTTGTTACGGAACCTACAAATACCTGGAGGCCTCCTACGTCTGCCACT ATCCGGTCTGA